The following proteins are co-located in the Rhodococcus opacus B4 genome:
- a CDS encoding DUF4185 domain-containing protein produces MTRLRRVASLAMPALLASTCTFFTMTPPVATAAPCLGGTGSLGSSGSNQGINPIPWLNGSDGRLPELRGKTQAIAHITGPRSPNDTIGRFRVLGTDLGIMWDNGRGEILTAFGDTVGLSDNPLCGLVGDWRSNILLRSSDKDLTDGMGIDNSPVDGPNHSKEIIQSKKIPGVEQTVIPTTGISVGEGPASTQYINYMSVRSWGAPGEWDTNASGIAYSVDNGENWITDPLTLRPNVPGTGAENFQMGSYVKHDGFVYAFGTPSGRSGDARLSRVKEADIRNLTLYEYWDGKAWVKANATVAAPVIPGPVSELSVRFNEYLGQFVAMYTDAGNSVVMRRSDHLESGWSEPEVLVSSRDVPELYGAYMHPWSKGSDLYFLATTWSDYNVMLLRTNLAD; encoded by the coding sequence GTGACCAGACTCCGCCGTGTCGCCTCCCTGGCGATGCCCGCCTTACTCGCGTCCACCTGCACGTTTTTCACGATGACGCCCCCTGTTGCGACGGCGGCTCCGTGCCTCGGCGGAACCGGCAGCCTCGGATCGAGTGGCTCGAACCAGGGCATCAACCCCATTCCCTGGCTCAACGGCAGCGACGGCCGCCTTCCCGAGCTGCGTGGCAAAACTCAGGCAATCGCGCACATCACCGGGCCCCGTAGCCCCAACGACACGATCGGCAGGTTCCGGGTACTCGGCACGGACCTCGGCATCATGTGGGACAACGGCCGAGGCGAGATCCTCACCGCGTTCGGCGACACCGTCGGGCTGAGCGACAACCCGCTCTGCGGTCTGGTCGGCGACTGGCGCAGCAACATCCTGCTGCGCAGCTCCGACAAGGACCTCACCGACGGAATGGGCATCGACAATTCCCCGGTCGACGGCCCGAACCACTCCAAGGAGATCATCCAGAGCAAGAAGATCCCAGGCGTAGAGCAGACCGTCATTCCCACCACCGGCATCTCGGTCGGCGAGGGTCCGGCCTCGACGCAGTACATCAATTACATGTCGGTGCGCAGCTGGGGCGCCCCGGGCGAGTGGGACACCAACGCGTCCGGCATCGCGTACTCCGTCGACAACGGCGAGAACTGGATCACCGATCCTCTGACGCTGCGGCCCAACGTGCCGGGCACGGGCGCCGAGAACTTCCAGATGGGCTCGTACGTCAAGCACGACGGATTCGTCTACGCGTTCGGCACCCCGTCGGGGCGTTCCGGCGACGCCCGGTTGTCGCGGGTGAAGGAGGCGGACATCCGGAACCTCACGCTGTACGAGTACTGGGACGGCAAGGCGTGGGTCAAGGCCAACGCGACCGTCGCCGCCCCGGTGATCCCGGGACCGGTCAGTGAGTTGTCGGTGCGGTTCAACGAGTACCTGGGTCAGTTCGTGGCGATGTACACCGACGCCGGCAACTCGGTGGTCATGCGCCGGTCCGACCACCTCGAATCCGGCTGGAGCGAACCCGAAGTGCTCGTGAGCAGCCGGGACGTGCCCGAGCTGTACGGCGCGTACATGCACCCGTGGTCGAAGGGATCCGACCTGTATTTCCTGGCCACCACCTGGTCGGACTACAACGTCATGCTGCTGCGCACCAACCTCGCGGACTGA
- a CDS encoding maleylpyruvate isomerase family mycothiol-dependent enzyme: MNALQKDPILDALFEEWDVLDELLSSLSGDAWFTPTALPGWTVHDVTAHLIGTESLLAGISAPHTTIDVRGLAHVRNEIGAFNEEWVEGLRGRSGPEMLERFRSITARRRSELSEMTDEAFEAETTTPVGPAPYLRFMRIRVFDCWMHELDLRDALGLPGDEGGLRGETAFAEIAGAVAFLVGKRGKAPDGSRITLELTGPLARNIHIAVDGRAAVVDELPSEATTTVTLDSRLFTRLAGGRTTAADHRDEIVLGGDTVAGKRIVDNLAFTI; encoded by the coding sequence GTGAATGCCCTGCAGAAGGACCCGATCCTCGACGCATTGTTCGAGGAGTGGGACGTACTCGACGAGCTGCTGTCCTCGTTGTCCGGCGACGCGTGGTTCACGCCCACCGCGCTGCCCGGGTGGACGGTGCACGACGTCACCGCGCATCTCATCGGCACGGAGTCGCTGCTCGCCGGAATCTCCGCGCCGCACACCACCATCGACGTCCGCGGCCTCGCGCATGTGCGCAACGAGATCGGGGCGTTCAACGAGGAGTGGGTCGAGGGGCTGCGGGGGCGCTCCGGCCCCGAGATGCTGGAGCGTTTCCGGTCGATCACCGCGCGCAGGCGGTCGGAGCTGAGCGAGATGACCGACGAGGCTTTCGAGGCCGAGACCACCACCCCGGTCGGTCCGGCGCCGTATCTCCGGTTCATGCGCATCCGCGTGTTCGACTGCTGGATGCACGAGCTCGACCTGCGGGACGCGCTCGGGCTGCCCGGCGACGAGGGCGGCCTGCGCGGCGAGACGGCGTTCGCGGAGATCGCGGGCGCCGTCGCGTTCCTCGTCGGCAAGCGCGGCAAGGCGCCGGACGGGTCGAGGATCACGCTCGAGCTGACGGGACCGCTCGCGCGGAACATTCACATCGCCGTCGACGGCCGGGCCGCGGTGGTCGACGAACTGCCGTCGGAGGCCACCACGACGGTGACACTCGACTCCCGGCTGTTCACCCGGTTGGCGGGCGGCCGGACGACGGCCGCGGATCACCGCGACGAGATCGTGCTGGGCGGCGACACCGTTGCGGGCAAGCGGATCGTCGACAACCTCGCGTTCACGATCTGA
- a CDS encoding FAD-binding oxidoreductase yields the protein MTVPDDALAALSTALPRGCLVTDPDVLASYRQDWARDPGAVLPLAVARPATTEEVQVVMRWATAHRVPVIPRGAGSGLSGGATAVAGSVVVSTERMRRIEVDPVTRIAVVEPGLLNAEVKAAAAEHGLWYPPDPSSFEMCSIGGNVATNAGGLCCVKYGVTTDYVLALRVVLADGTAVRLGGPRLKDVAGLSLTKLFVGSEGTLGIVTEATLRLIPAQPPASTLVASFASVQAAADTVLAITRTLRPSMLEFMDRASIGAVEDALKMGLDRTAEAMLIARSDAPGAIAAEEISVMADACTANDAAEVFTTDDPDEGEAFTAARRFAIPAVERLGSLLLEDVGVPLPKLPALVEGIAAISRERDVMVAVIAHAGDGNTHPLIVFDPEDAAMAERAHLAFGEIMDLAIALGGTITGEHGVGRLKKAWLPDQLGPDVMELTQRIKTALDPLGILNPGAIL from the coding sequence ATGACGGTTCCCGACGACGCACTCGCGGCGCTCTCGACCGCTCTCCCCCGGGGCTGCCTCGTCACCGATCCGGACGTCCTGGCGTCCTACCGCCAGGACTGGGCACGCGACCCCGGCGCCGTCCTCCCCCTCGCCGTCGCCCGCCCCGCGACCACCGAGGAAGTTCAGGTGGTGATGCGCTGGGCGACCGCGCACCGCGTCCCCGTGATCCCGCGCGGCGCCGGTTCCGGGCTCAGCGGCGGCGCCACCGCCGTGGCGGGCAGCGTGGTGGTCAGCACCGAACGCATGCGCCGGATCGAGGTGGACCCGGTGACGCGGATCGCCGTCGTCGAACCGGGACTGCTCAACGCCGAGGTCAAGGCCGCGGCCGCCGAACACGGACTCTGGTACCCGCCCGACCCGTCGTCGTTCGAGATGTGCTCGATCGGCGGCAACGTCGCGACCAACGCGGGCGGGCTGTGCTGCGTCAAGTACGGGGTCACCACCGACTACGTGCTCGCGCTGCGGGTGGTCCTCGCGGACGGGACGGCCGTGCGCCTGGGCGGGCCGCGCCTGAAGGACGTGGCCGGCCTGTCGCTGACCAAGCTGTTCGTCGGGAGCGAGGGCACGCTCGGCATCGTCACGGAGGCGACGCTGCGGCTGATCCCGGCCCAGCCGCCCGCGAGCACCCTCGTCGCGTCGTTCGCCTCCGTGCAGGCGGCCGCCGACACCGTGCTGGCCATCACGCGCACGCTGCGACCGTCGATGCTCGAGTTCATGGACCGTGCCTCGATCGGCGCCGTCGAGGACGCACTGAAGATGGGCCTGGACCGGACAGCGGAGGCGATGCTCATCGCTCGTTCGGACGCCCCCGGTGCGATTGCGGCCGAGGAGATTTCCGTCATGGCGGACGCCTGCACGGCGAACGACGCCGCCGAGGTCTTCACGACCGACGATCCCGACGAGGGCGAAGCATTCACCGCGGCAAGACGATTCGCGATCCCCGCGGTCGAGAGGCTGGGCAGCCTCCTCCTCGAGGACGTCGGGGTTCCGCTGCCGAAACTGCCTGCGCTGGTGGAGGGAATCGCGGCCATCTCCCGGGAGCGTGACGTAATGGTCGCGGTGATCGCCCATGCCGGTGACGGAAATACGCACCCGCTCATCGTGTTCGACCCCGAGGACGCCGCGATGGCGGAGCGCGCGCATCTCGCTTTCGGCGAGATCATGGACCTCGCAATCGCTCTCGGCGGCACGATCACCGGCGAGCACGGTGTCGGCCGCTTGAAGAAGGCCTGGCTGCCCGACCAGTTGGGCCCGGACGTCATGGAACTGACGCAGCGGATCAAGACGGCACTCGACCCGCTGGGGATACTCAACCCCGGAGCGATTCTGTAG
- a CDS encoding DUF488 domain-containing protein produces the protein MSKPKERSAEDVTADPPVIVERVYDHPTEGDGLRLFVDRLWPRGLRKDAFHFDDWAKDLAPSTELRHWYSHDVAAFSEFRERYVHELDSPTGRRAVARVQELAQGRPIVLLTATKDVSHSHAEVLAEYMLDRL, from the coding sequence ATGAGCAAACCGAAGGAACGGAGCGCGGAGGACGTCACCGCGGATCCGCCGGTGATCGTCGAGCGGGTCTACGACCATCCGACCGAGGGCGACGGACTGCGACTGTTCGTGGACAGACTGTGGCCGCGGGGGCTGCGCAAGGACGCGTTCCACTTCGACGACTGGGCCAAGGACCTGGCGCCGTCGACGGAGTTGCGTCATTGGTACTCGCACGACGTCGCCGCGTTCAGCGAGTTCCGCGAGCGATACGTCCACGAACTCGATTCGCCGACCGGCCGGAGGGCGGTCGCGCGGGTGCAGGAACTCGCGCAGGGGCGGCCGATCGTTCTGCTCACCGCGACGAAGGACGTCAGTCACAGTCATGCCGAGGTGCTTGCCGAGTACATGCTGGACCGGCTGTGA
- a CDS encoding multicopper oxidase family protein, whose product MSGRISRRSFLRAAALGGGLGAVSAGSASAFPFDIDPLRPLMFSSPPIQPYRDRLPILPTTSGTSVGVQASSTIHQFHTDLAPSPALAYSGADYLGATIEAHVDQPTTVAFRNNITVHPFAVDFDTSLHGLSERDRTQVPTATHLHGGVNPPQFDGHPEQVFRPGEAYVHHLPNRQDAATLWYHDHAMGVTRLNIYAGLVGLYLLRDDFDTGRPGNPLGLPAGEFEVPLVLQEKMFTADGRQRIRSTPTVPQGSWEGGAVGDVGVVNGKVWPELDVARGLYRLRLVNAGSLSVWNLFFGNRMRFWVIGGDNGLLDAPVAVTRVRLSPAERVDLLVDFGSLEPGSTVELCNDEPPPFQAALIGERTMPRFCRFRVGVARGFTGGLPATLRGGPGQPESLPPIPRPQVFRDVTLSQPSDVRLPPSIMSLNNLRYSTEDIELPRQGTVEQWNIINATNDPHPVHLHLANFRVLGRQVVETLRFAFATPQPPLGIRWTPSADAFTISPLAPAEPWERGFKDTVLANANSVTRIVVRFPTAESLGFDPDAVFGQGASGSHGHGAGGSRSLQGYVWHCHILDHEDHDMMLRYRTVA is encoded by the coding sequence ATGAGTGGACGGATCTCGCGCCGATCGTTCCTGCGGGCGGCAGCGCTCGGCGGTGGGCTGGGCGCGGTGTCGGCCGGTTCGGCGAGCGCGTTCCCCTTCGACATCGATCCGCTGCGACCGTTGATGTTCTCCTCGCCGCCGATCCAGCCGTATCGCGACCGGCTGCCGATCCTGCCGACGACGTCCGGGACGAGCGTCGGCGTACAGGCGAGCAGCACGATTCATCAGTTCCACACGGACCTGGCACCTTCGCCGGCGCTGGCATACAGCGGCGCGGACTATCTGGGGGCGACGATCGAGGCGCACGTCGATCAGCCGACGACGGTCGCGTTCCGGAACAACATCACCGTCCACCCGTTCGCCGTCGACTTCGATACGTCGCTGCACGGACTGAGCGAACGGGACCGCACCCAGGTGCCCACGGCGACGCATCTGCACGGCGGGGTGAATCCGCCCCAGTTCGACGGGCACCCCGAGCAGGTGTTCCGGCCCGGCGAGGCGTACGTGCACCACCTTCCGAACCGGCAGGACGCCGCCACTCTCTGGTATCACGACCACGCCATGGGAGTGACCCGGCTCAACATCTATGCAGGTCTGGTCGGGCTGTATCTACTGCGGGACGACTTCGACACCGGGCGCCCCGGCAACCCGCTGGGTCTGCCGGCAGGGGAGTTCGAGGTGCCGCTCGTGCTGCAGGAGAAGATGTTCACCGCCGACGGCAGGCAGCGGATCCGTTCGACGCCCACCGTGCCGCAGGGGAGCTGGGAAGGGGGCGCGGTCGGCGACGTCGGGGTCGTGAACGGCAAGGTGTGGCCGGAACTCGACGTGGCCCGCGGCCTGTACCGGTTGCGACTCGTGAACGCGGGTTCGTTGAGCGTGTGGAATCTGTTCTTCGGCAACCGCATGAGGTTCTGGGTGATCGGCGGGGACAACGGGTTGCTCGACGCCCCGGTCGCGGTGACGCGGGTGCGGTTGAGCCCGGCCGAACGGGTCGACCTGCTCGTCGACTTCGGCTCCCTGGAACCGGGCTCGACGGTGGAACTCTGCAACGACGAGCCGCCGCCGTTCCAGGCCGCGCTGATCGGCGAACGCACGATGCCGAGGTTCTGCCGGTTCCGGGTGGGCGTGGCCCGCGGTTTCACGGGCGGGCTCCCCGCGACGTTGCGCGGGGGACCCGGGCAGCCGGAGTCGCTGCCGCCGATCCCGCGACCTCAGGTCTTCCGGGACGTCACCCTCAGCCAGCCGAGCGACGTGCGACTGCCGCCGTCGATCATGTCCCTGAACAATCTCCGGTATTCGACCGAGGACATCGAGTTGCCGCGCCAGGGGACGGTGGAGCAGTGGAACATCATCAATGCGACCAACGATCCGCATCCCGTGCATCTTCATCTCGCGAACTTCCGGGTGCTGGGGCGTCAGGTCGTCGAGACGCTGCGTTTCGCGTTCGCCACCCCGCAGCCGCCGCTCGGAATCCGGTGGACGCCGTCGGCCGACGCGTTCACGATCTCACCGCTCGCGCCTGCGGAACCGTGGGAGCGCGGGTTCAAGGACACGGTGCTGGCGAACGCGAATTCCGTCACCAGGATCGTCGTCCGGTTCCCGACCGCGGAGTCGCTGGGTTTCGATCCCGACGCCGTGTTCGGGCAGGGAGCATCCGGCTCCCACGGGCACGGTGCCGGAGGTTCGCGATCACTGCAGGGCTACGTGTGGCACTGTCACATCCTCGACCACGAGGATCACGACATGATGCTCAGGTACCGCACCGTCGCGTGA
- a CDS encoding AMP-binding protein, with protein MFPGNFVATTPDKPAVIRPSTGERLTYRELDERSTRLARHLRSLALKVGDHLALVSSNDLRVLEVYWAALRSGLYITVVNWHLTPEEAGYVVDDCGAEVLIVSADAGGAVPREPDQLPRVRHRLVYGGELDGFGSYEDALAAQSAAPLESQPRGQDMLYSSGTTGRPKGIKPALPEGEVDTTTDPYTAVFAPMYGFDSDTVYLCPAPLYHAAPLRFCGTITSVGGTIVLMDRFDAEESLRLIEEYRVTHSQWVPTMFVRMLKLPRDVRDKFDVSSLKVAIHAAAPCPPDVKRSMIDWWGPVVHEYYASTEGAGATFIDSAQALAKPGSVGHDGVMGIVHICDDSGADVPVGDVGTVYWEREERPFEYHNDPAKTDAATHPDHPTWTTSGDIGYIDADRFLYLTDRAAFMIISGGVNIYPQESENVLTMHPKVFDVAVIGVPDEEMGEQVKAVVQLVDGVEPSDAVARELLDYVRERVSHYKAPRSIDFSDDLPRTPTGKLVKHKLRARYLNAG; from the coding sequence ATGTTCCCTGGAAACTTCGTGGCGACCACCCCGGACAAGCCCGCCGTCATACGTCCCTCGACGGGGGAGCGGCTGACCTACCGGGAGTTGGACGAGAGGTCCACCCGCCTCGCCCGGCATCTGCGCTCGCTCGCCCTGAAGGTCGGCGACCACCTGGCGCTCGTGTCGAGCAACGACCTCCGGGTCCTCGAGGTGTACTGGGCGGCGCTGCGATCCGGGCTGTACATCACCGTGGTGAACTGGCACCTCACCCCGGAGGAGGCCGGTTACGTCGTCGACGACTGCGGAGCCGAGGTGCTCATCGTGTCCGCCGACGCGGGCGGCGCCGTGCCGCGCGAGCCGGATCAGCTTCCCCGCGTCCGCCACCGGCTCGTGTACGGCGGCGAGCTCGACGGGTTCGGCAGCTACGAGGACGCCCTCGCGGCGCAGTCGGCCGCGCCGCTCGAGTCGCAGCCCCGCGGACAGGACATGCTGTATTCCTCGGGCACCACCGGCAGACCCAAGGGGATCAAACCGGCACTCCCCGAAGGCGAAGTGGACACGACGACGGATCCCTACACCGCGGTGTTCGCCCCGATGTACGGATTCGACTCCGACACCGTCTATCTGTGCCCGGCGCCCCTGTATCACGCCGCGCCGCTGCGCTTCTGCGGCACCATCACCTCCGTCGGCGGCACGATCGTGCTGATGGACCGATTCGACGCCGAGGAATCGCTGCGGCTCATCGAGGAGTACCGGGTGACCCACAGTCAGTGGGTTCCGACGATGTTCGTCCGAATGCTCAAGCTGCCGAGGGATGTTCGCGACAAGTTCGACGTGTCGAGCCTGAAGGTCGCGATCCACGCGGCAGCGCCGTGCCCGCCCGACGTGAAGCGGTCGATGATCGACTGGTGGGGACCGGTCGTCCACGAGTACTACGCCTCCACCGAGGGTGCCGGTGCCACGTTCATCGACAGCGCGCAGGCGCTCGCCAAGCCCGGATCGGTGGGCCACGACGGGGTCATGGGCATCGTCCACATCTGCGACGACTCCGGCGCGGACGTCCCCGTCGGCGACGTCGGAACCGTCTACTGGGAGCGGGAGGAACGGCCGTTCGAGTACCACAACGACCCCGCGAAGACCGACGCCGCGACGCACCCCGACCACCCGACGTGGACGACGAGCGGCGACATCGGGTACATCGACGCCGACCGCTTCCTCTACCTCACGGACCGCGCCGCGTTCATGATCATCTCGGGCGGAGTGAACATCTACCCGCAGGAGTCGGAGAACGTTCTCACCATGCATCCCAAGGTGTTCGACGTCGCGGTGATCGGCGTGCCCGACGAGGAGATGGGCGAACAGGTCAAGGCCGTCGTGCAACTCGTCGACGGGGTGGAGCCGTCGGACGCCGTCGCCCGCGAGTTACTCGACTACGTGCGGGAGCGGGTCAGTCACTACAAGGCGCCGCGCAGCATCGATTTCTCCGACGATCTGCCGCGCACCCCCACCGGCAAACTCGTCAAGCACAAACTCCGCGCGCGGTACCTGAACGCCGGCTGA
- a CDS encoding NAD(P)(+) transhydrogenase (Re/Si-specific) subunit beta, with translation MDYLVNVLYIVAFSMFIYGLMGLTGPKTAVRGNQIAAVGMGVAVVATLISIRDTSNWVLIVTGLVIGVVLGVPPALRTKMTAMPQLVALFNGVGGGTVALIAYAEFLDSDGFTAFSHGETPTVHIVIASLFAAIIGSISFWGSVIAFLKLQETLPGRPIGIGKLQQPLNALLLIGAVALAVAIGIKAIDPAAPTSQWWIVGVLVLAAVLGLMVVLPIGGADMPVVISLLNALTGLSAAAAGLALNNQAMIVAGMIVGASGSILTNLMAKAMNRSIPAIVAGGFGGGGGAAAAGDTAAKTAKATSAADAAIQMAYANQVIVVPGYGLAVAQAQHAVKDMAKLLESKGVEVKYAIHPVAGRMPGHMNVLLAEADVEYDAMKEMDDINDEFARTDVTLVIGANDVTNPAARNDPSSPIHGMPILNVDQSKSVIVLKRSMNSGFAGIDNPLFFADTTSMLFGDAKKSVAEVTEELKAL, from the coding sequence ATGGACTACCTCGTCAACGTGCTCTACATCGTGGCGTTCTCGATGTTCATCTACGGTCTGATGGGCCTGACCGGCCCGAAGACCGCGGTCCGCGGTAACCAGATCGCCGCGGTCGGCATGGGTGTCGCCGTCGTGGCGACCCTGATCTCGATCCGCGACACCTCCAACTGGGTGCTCATCGTCACCGGCCTGGTCATCGGTGTGGTGCTGGGGGTGCCGCCGGCGTTGCGGACGAAGATGACCGCGATGCCGCAGCTGGTGGCGCTGTTCAACGGCGTCGGCGGCGGCACCGTCGCCCTCATCGCCTACGCGGAGTTCCTGGACTCGGACGGGTTCACCGCCTTCTCGCACGGTGAGACGCCGACGGTGCACATCGTCATCGCCTCGCTGTTCGCGGCGATCATCGGGTCGATCTCGTTCTGGGGATCGGTGATCGCCTTTTTGAAGCTGCAGGAAACCCTGCCGGGCCGGCCGATCGGCATCGGCAAACTCCAGCAACCGTTGAATGCGCTGCTGCTGATCGGGGCCGTCGCCCTGGCGGTGGCGATCGGGATCAAGGCCATCGACCCGGCCGCCCCCACCTCGCAGTGGTGGATCGTCGGGGTGCTGGTGCTGGCGGCGGTGCTCGGGCTGATGGTGGTGCTGCCGATCGGCGGCGCCGACATGCCCGTCGTCATCTCCCTGCTCAACGCGCTCACCGGTCTGTCCGCGGCGGCCGCCGGTCTGGCTTTGAACAATCAGGCGATGATCGTCGCCGGCATGATCGTCGGCGCGTCGGGTTCGATCCTGACCAACCTGATGGCGAAGGCGATGAACCGGTCCATTCCGGCGATCGTCGCCGGCGGGTTCGGTGGCGGCGGCGGAGCGGCGGCGGCCGGGGACACCGCCGCGAAGACGGCGAAGGCCACCTCCGCCGCCGATGCGGCGATCCAGATGGCCTACGCGAACCAGGTGATCGTGGTCCCCGGCTACGGGCTGGCGGTCGCGCAGGCCCAGCACGCGGTCAAGGACATGGCCAAGCTGCTCGAGTCGAAGGGTGTCGAGGTCAAGTACGCCATCCACCCGGTGGCGGGCCGGATGCCCGGGCACATGAACGTGCTGCTCGCGGAGGCGGACGTCGAGTACGACGCGATGAAGGAAATGGACGACATCAACGACGAGTTCGCGCGCACCGATGTCACCCTGGTGATCGGGGCGAACGATGTCACCAACCCGGCCGCGCGGAATGATCCGTCGTCGCCGATTCACGGGATGCCGATCCTGAATGTGGATCAGTCGAAGTCGGTGATCGTGCTGAAGCGGTCGATGAATTCCGGGTTCGCCGGTATCGACAACCCGCTGTTCTTCGCGGACACCACCTCGATGCTGTTCGGGGACGCGAAGAAGTCGGTCGCCGAGGTCACCGAGGAACTCAAAGCCCTGTAG
- a CDS encoding NAD(P) transhydrogenase subunit alpha gives MYTELLANIAILVLSGFVGFAVISKVPNTLHTPLMSGTNAIHGIVVLGALVVLGKVDNPPWGLQVILFVALVFGTINVVGGFVVTDRMLGMFKSKPAAPAAVAAEKGGDK, from the coding sequence ATGTACACCGAATTGTTGGCGAACATCGCGATCCTGGTGTTGTCCGGGTTCGTGGGGTTCGCGGTGATCTCGAAGGTCCCGAACACGTTGCACACCCCGCTGATGTCGGGCACCAACGCCATCCACGGCATCGTCGTGCTCGGCGCTTTGGTGGTGCTCGGCAAGGTCGACAACCCGCCGTGGGGGTTGCAGGTGATCCTGTTCGTCGCGCTGGTGTTCGGCACGATCAACGTGGTCGGTGGTTTCGTGGTCACCGACCGCATGCTGGGCATGTTCAAGTCCAAGCCCGCCGCCCCCGCCGCTGTTGCTGCTGAGAAGGGTGGGGACAAGTAA
- a CDS encoding Type 1 glutamine amidotransferase-like domain-containing protein has product MRLFLSSYRFGADPAPLMSLVGRPGRVGVIAAAADAWPRTARTSAVVSDVMPLTRLGFTVEEVDLRDYIGDDGQPRAAALRQRLDGFGMVWVRGGNTFVLRAQMARSGADRVIPELLASDSLVYAGYSAGACVMTPTLHGLDSSDDPAEVVATCGVEPRWDGLGMVGFAIVPHHPPAELPGAENAVPLEDAAAVRRTVDALRLAGIEYRTLTDDQAIVVNGDRTELV; this is encoded by the coding sequence GTGCGCCTGTTCCTGTCCTCGTACCGGTTCGGTGCGGATCCCGCGCCGCTGATGTCCCTCGTCGGCCGTCCGGGGCGCGTCGGGGTGATCGCCGCGGCGGCGGACGCGTGGCCGCGGACGGCGCGGACGTCGGCGGTCGTGAGTGACGTGATGCCGCTGACGCGCCTGGGCTTCACCGTGGAGGAGGTGGATCTACGCGACTACATCGGCGACGACGGGCAGCCTCGTGCGGCCGCGCTGCGGCAGCGGCTGGACGGGTTCGGCATGGTGTGGGTGCGCGGCGGGAACACGTTCGTGCTGCGCGCGCAGATGGCCCGGAGTGGGGCGGACCGGGTGATCCCGGAACTGTTGGCGAGCGATTCGCTCGTGTACGCCGGCTACAGCGCGGGGGCGTGCGTGATGACTCCGACGCTGCACGGTCTCGACTCCTCCGATGACCCGGCGGAGGTGGTCGCGACATGTGGCGTGGAGCCACGCTGGGACGGACTGGGGATGGTGGGCTTCGCGATCGTGCCGCATCACCCGCCTGCGGAGCTTCCAGGGGCCGAGAACGCCGTGCCCTTGGAGGACGCGGCCGCGGTTCGGCGCACGGTCGACGCTCTGAGGCTCGCCGGCATCGAGTACCGCACCTTGACGGACGATCAGGCGATCGTCGTGAACGGGGATCGAACCGAACTCGTCTGA
- a CDS encoding Re/Si-specific NAD(P)(+) transhydrogenase subunit alpha gives MDTSQSASTARPTIGVVRESNDGERRVALVPKVVASLIAKGVDVVVESGAGLGALIPDELYTEAGAKIADPWSADVIVKVAPPSDEEVGRLHTGQTLIGFLAPRNQDNQVAALKAAGVQAFAVEAIPRISRAQVMDALSSQANVSGYKSVLLAASESTRFFPMLTTAAGTVKPATVLVLGVGVAGLQALATAKRLGGRATGYDVRPEVADQVRSVGAQWLDLGIDAAGEGGYARELTEAERAQQQQALEDAIKGFDVVITTALVPGRPAPRLVTAAAVEGMKPGSVVVDLAGETGGNCELTEPGQTVVKHGVTICSPLNLPASMPEHASELYSKNISALLELMLVDGALAPDFSDEVLAASCVTREEGVS, from the coding sequence ATGGATACATCGCAGAGCGCGTCCACCGCGCGCCCGACGATCGGCGTCGTTCGGGAGTCGAACGACGGTGAGCGTCGGGTGGCGTTGGTGCCGAAGGTCGTGGCGTCGTTGATCGCCAAGGGCGTCGACGTGGTGGTCGAGTCGGGTGCCGGTTTGGGCGCGCTGATTCCGGACGAGTTGTACACCGAGGCGGGGGCGAAGATCGCCGACCCGTGGTCGGCGGACGTGATCGTGAAGGTCGCCCCGCCCTCGGACGAGGAGGTCGGCCGGTTGCACACCGGGCAGACCCTGATCGGGTTCCTCGCCCCCCGCAACCAGGACAACCAGGTCGCCGCGTTGAAGGCGGCCGGGGTGCAGGCGTTCGCCGTGGAGGCGATCCCGCGGATCTCCCGCGCCCAGGTGATGGACGCGCTGTCGTCGCAGGCGAACGTGTCCGGGTACAAGTCGGTGCTGTTGGCGGCGTCGGAGTCGACGCGGTTCTTCCCGATGCTGACCACCGCCGCGGGGACCGTGAAGCCGGCGACGGTGCTGGTCCTCGGCGTCGGGGTCGCGGGTCTGCAGGCGTTGGCCACGGCGAAGCGGCTCGGTGGCCGGGCCACCGGTTACGACGTCCGCCCGGAGGTCGCGGACCAGGTGCGGTCGGTCGGTGCGCAGTGGCTGGATCTGGGGATCGACGCGGCCGGTGAGGGCGGCTACGCCCGCGAGCTCACCGAGGCCGAACGCGCGCAGCAGCAGCAGGCGCTCGAGGACGCGATCAAGGGCTTCGACGTGGTCATCACCACCGCCCTGGTCCCGGGCCGCCCGGCACCGCGCCTGGTCACTGCCGCCGCGGTGGAGGGCATGAAGCCCGGATCCGTGGTGGTCGACCTGGCGGGGGAGACCGGCGGCAACTGCGAGCTCACCGAGCCGGGTCAGACCGTCGTCAAGCACGGGGTGACGATCTGCTCGCCGCTGAACCTGCCCGCCAGCATGCCCGAGCACGCCTCCGAGCTGTACTCGAAGAACATCTCCGCGCTGCTGGAGTTGATGCTCGTTGACGGGGCGCTGGCCCCCGATTTCTCGGACGAGGTCCTCGCCGCGTCCTGCGTCACCCGTGAGGAGGGTGTGTCCTAG